In Juglans microcarpa x Juglans regia isolate MS1-56 chromosome 1S, Jm3101_v1.0, whole genome shotgun sequence, the genomic stretch TCACAAGCATTACTCTACGTCGAttaattatcatcatttttttaactctcATCTTTTTAAAAACTTTCATGTATACTTGAAAAGGACGTGTTAATATTGGTAATTATATCCACTTACTAAAATAAATAGTGGTAATTCAATGCAAAATGTAGGGACAAAGTCGCTTGGTACAATCAAAAGTGAAAGATTGCAAAAAGTTCGCTTTTCGAAacggggaaaaaaaatattcactgAGCAAGATATGATCAAGAGGGTACGGACTGGGAAAAAGAGAAATCTTAAAAGCTAAAGCCTTTAGGATTTGCTGCGCATATGACTGCCACATCTTAACATGCAATCCTTAAATTCTAAGCTCTAGTACTGTATTTCGACAAAGAGCATGTTTGGCAATTCAAATAGAGAATTAGCAAACTGATGCAACTTTAAACTTTTAGTTAAGTCTCTGTTTTCCAACAGAAGGATTGAGGCAGAGTTTGTACAAAGGTTtttttagatgtttttttttttttttttttgggtttatttttgaGTATTTACCTGTCGCCAACCAGCTTATACATTCTATAGATGAGATCTTCTTCTTGTTCCGTCATGTTAATGAACTCCCACTCTATACTGCTCACCTCTGTTAAAAAGGTGggatatggagagagagagagagagagagagaatcagacATTCAGCTAAAATGATAGTAATAGTAGTAAGAACTAAGCagcaagaaaacaaaatgaagcAGAGATTTTaaagcaagaagaaaagaaataggtGAAACCGAAGATGCTTTGAATCTGAAAAAAGACAGACAAAGAAAAAGGGCACCGGCCAGACTGATATATGTATCCAGGCTATACATGAAAAGAGTGACTGAAAGACACGATCGAGAGATTGAACCAAAAAGAGAAGAGGCAACAAGGGTAAGGATCATCTTTGCATAAAGAATAAGCAAAAGAGAAAACGACCCAGAATTCATGaactaaattaaaaactcacccTCAGAGCAGAAACTACTGGTCTTGGCTTGCTTTCTGCGGCGCTTATCCATAGCTTTCCAGCAACAGGAAAATTGGGAGAGAAAAAGAGTCGGAGAGACCAAACAGAAGAAGGAGAGAAACCCAGGTAGTAAATGTAGTTTTAATGAGGGAATAATCGACATTAAATAGTTTCCCAAAAGGGAATTTGGAAAACATAAACAAATAATGGGTTTGAATGCCAGACCTTTTAAGTGCCATTGAAAGAAGAGCTTGAACGCTTCGGAACAAAGCAAAGCGGGTGGAGGAGGGGGTAACCTTAACGGCAGGTCctaccaaacaaacaaaattaaaattagggtTGACTTGTAGTTGTCCCTGTTGAATTTAACAATGCAAAACCCAAGgatcgagttttttttttttttttttagcggGGAGGACGCTGAGAAATGTGGAAAGTACAGGGCTGGTTTGATTCAAGATGACacgaaataattttaga encodes the following:
- the LOC121247635 gene encoding transcription factor CPC-like isoform X2, giving the protein MSIIPSLKLHLLPGFLSFFCLVSPTLFLSQFSCCWKAMDKRRRKQAKTSSFCSEEVSSIEWEFINMTEQEEDLIYRMYKLVGDRWALIAGRIPGRKAEEIERFWIMRHGEVFAGRRKELKRYGS
- the LOC121247635 gene encoding transcription factor CPC-like isoform X1 is translated as MSIIPSLKLHLLPGFLSFFCLVSPTLFLSQFSCCWKAMDKRRRKQAKTSSFCSEAEVSSIEWEFINMTEQEEDLIYRMYKLVGDRWALIAGRIPGRKAEEIERFWIMRHGEVFAGRRKELKRYGS